In the Pseudanabaena sp. PCC 7367 genome, one interval contains:
- the petE gene encoding plastocyanin, with amino-acid sequence MKTFKTLAKRLSVIAVSLVLAFGIAFIGANPAAADSVTVKMGADNGALKFEPSTVTIKAGDTVKWVNNKAFPHNVVVDGHSELSHTKLMMKPQQEVTSTFDEPGTYDYYCAPHRGAGMAGKVIVE; translated from the coding sequence ATCAAAACTTTCAAAACATTGGCAAAGCGCCTGAGCGTGATTGCCGTTAGCTTGGTGTTGGCCTTTGGGATCGCCTTTATTGGTGCTAATCCTGCTGCTGCTGATAGCGTGACGGTTAAGATGGGTGCCGATAATGGTGCGCTCAAGTTTGAGCCTAGCACGGTCACGATCAAAGCTGGTGACACAGTCAAATGGGTAAATAACAAAGCCTTCCCCCACAATGTGGTAGTAGACGGCCATAGTGAACTATCCCATACCAAGTTGATGATGAAGCCTCAGCAAGAAGTAACCAGCACCTTTGATGAGCCTGGTACCTATGACTACTATTGTGCTCCTCACCGTGGTGCTGGCATGGCTGGCAAGGTGATTGTTGAGTAA
- the psbV gene encoding photosystem II cytochrome c-550 has product MFRYLLVAIATIFMSWQLFTTNAMAANFTESSARIVKQNDNQSYTLSSDELAIGKKLFNSACANCHVGGITYTNPNVDLNLQTLALATPPRDSIDSLVDYLKNPTTFDGEVEISEIHPSLKSTEIFPMMRGLTDEQLKDISGYILYKGQLEGIKWGGGKIYY; this is encoded by the coding sequence ATGTTTAGATATCTTCTGGTGGCGATCGCTACCATATTTATGTCGTGGCAATTATTTACCACTAATGCGATGGCGGCCAATTTTACCGAATCATCTGCCCGCATTGTCAAGCAAAACGATAATCAATCCTATACCCTTTCCAGTGATGAGCTGGCGATCGGTAAAAAATTGTTTAATAGTGCCTGTGCCAATTGCCACGTGGGTGGGATCACCTACACCAACCCTAATGTAGACTTGAACTTACAAACCCTGGCATTGGCTACGCCGCCGCGCGATAGCATTGATAGCCTGGTGGATTACCTGAAAAACCCCACTACCTTTGATGGCGAAGTTGAAATTTCGGAAATTCATCCTAGCCTCAAGAGTACGGAAATTTTCCCGATGATGCGCGGTCTGACCGACGAGCAACTCAAGGATATTTCTGGCTACATCCTCTATAAGGGGCAGTTGGAAGGGATTAAATGGGGCGGCGGTAAGATTTATTATTAA
- a CDS encoding sensor histidine kinase, whose protein sequence is MSQARSNPADRQFVNLGRVMQVLREEENVDNLIASTIDYLRDNFDYKLVWVGLYDRANHRLVGKGGSTPAGEIKFLKERFALEPGDCLDQVILQRKPLGIPDLRQESRSGDWRKVARKFEIQGTLFWPIYHNETAFGVAILGSHLWNISPRPDEKARFSMLFGGLAASLQRIETDWQTQQTKRPDQPLLGLLDGLRNLQSLAERIDAVVEVTHSFVMPNRTSVYWFEREHRYFWRRAVNRQRKMVSARNDNTAGITVQNAPTMYQALSKDELVVVVDAQSMTKGDISSCVLEQFGCIGMIAAPIVFQGELVGFLCVESDEPRLWTEDERGFTKGVAQLLAMAAPLEEMEAAVERIASDQMLTAGIARAIYSDHDWEDSLDHAANQLCQRLNAERFWIVVYNRDTECFDVHFQYHPKNRRPLPMHFTELADVDRQMMEQASETVMVENVESDFKFMTWRSSLLELEVRSMMISSTAIGKPLEGLLAVGHESPRTWSRPERELVQAVAQQVGLISHQANLQKQADERQKLHQATQFGLVSLQQANTIEKLNPMVVQLMSQIMQAPLAVLVTWIPGRIGGQIAATFGSADQFKLRVKDAVLAVESDPLVQWTTQTEGILPLSVHDLPAETLDWLNAPGIGQILTMVLRTTPDHQPTGMILVADKPGRRWLDRHLQAFNILTNQLAWTRRHIVLVEKLHQNRNELERLNWYKHRRIEDMYRSVGGGVQRLIQLDAGSGNSVGSMRMQQSLKQLQASMSSLPQIIRKEQWRLRPTYETAPLAGLIKRSLERVDALVKQRQLWSQVHNQANAIVGGDIAKIEMILNELLLFACGRSEVGGRIDMWCRQLDESSLELAITDSGEIDQQLLDALRDGHSGDLLTSTILDQPPGLHLAICQSLMQEAGGELSLYKLEDNRILSRLILPLSSN, encoded by the coding sequence ATGAGTCAAGCAAGATCCAATCCTGCGGATCGGCAATTTGTTAACCTTGGGCGCGTCATGCAAGTTTTGCGTGAGGAAGAAAATGTTGACAACTTGATTGCGTCTACGATTGACTACTTACGCGACAATTTTGATTACAAATTGGTTTGGGTGGGACTCTACGATCGCGCCAATCATCGTCTGGTGGGCAAAGGTGGATCTACTCCAGCCGGTGAAATTAAGTTTTTGAAGGAAAGATTTGCCCTAGAACCGGGCGATTGCCTCGATCAGGTGATTTTGCAGCGCAAACCTCTGGGCATCCCCGATCTTAGGCAAGAAAGTCGCAGTGGTGATTGGCGTAAGGTGGCACGCAAGTTTGAGATTCAGGGCACTCTGTTCTGGCCAATTTATCATAATGAAACCGCATTCGGCGTGGCGATCCTGGGTTCGCACCTGTGGAACATTTCCCCCCGCCCCGACGAAAAAGCCCGCTTTTCCATGTTGTTTGGTGGTTTGGCGGCCAGCTTGCAACGGATTGAAACTGATTGGCAAACCCAACAAACCAAGCGCCCGGATCAACCTTTGCTGGGCTTGCTGGACGGGTTGCGCAATCTGCAATCCCTGGCCGAGCGGATCGATGCGGTGGTGGAGGTCACCCATAGTTTTGTGATGCCAAATCGCACCAGTGTTTACTGGTTTGAGCGCGAGCATCGTTATTTTTGGCGCAGAGCCGTCAATCGCCAGCGCAAAATGGTTAGCGCTCGGAACGATAATACCGCTGGGATCACCGTCCAAAATGCACCAACCATGTATCAGGCTCTATCTAAGGATGAGTTGGTGGTGGTGGTGGATGCCCAGTCAATGACCAAAGGGGATATTAGCTCCTGCGTGTTGGAGCAATTTGGTTGTATTGGCATGATTGCCGCGCCGATCGTATTTCAAGGAGAGCTAGTTGGTTTTTTGTGTGTTGAAAGCGACGAACCCAGGCTGTGGACTGAAGATGAGCGTGGTTTTACTAAGGGTGTGGCGCAGCTCTTGGCAATGGCAGCTCCCCTGGAGGAAATGGAAGCGGCAGTGGAGCGGATCGCCTCTGACCAAATGCTAACCGCTGGGATCGCCAGAGCCATCTATAGCGATCACGATTGGGAAGACTCCCTTGACCATGCGGCCAACCAATTGTGTCAGCGCTTAAATGCCGAACGATTCTGGATTGTGGTTTATAACCGTGATACTGAATGCTTTGATGTCCATTTTCAATATCATCCTAAAAACCGCCGCCCCCTACCAATGCACTTTACAGAGCTAGCCGATGTCGATCGCCAGATGATGGAGCAGGCTAGTGAAACCGTGATGGTGGAAAATGTTGAAAGTGACTTCAAGTTTATGACCTGGCGATCGAGCTTGCTGGAACTAGAAGTGCGATCGATGATGATCAGCAGTACGGCGATCGGTAAACCCTTGGAAGGTCTGTTGGCAGTCGGCCATGAATCACCCCGCACCTGGTCACGTCCAGAGCGAGAATTAGTCCAAGCCGTGGCTCAGCAAGTGGGCTTGATCTCCCACCAGGCTAACTTACAAAAGCAAGCCGACGAACGCCAGAAGCTCCACCAAGCCACTCAGTTTGGCCTCGTTTCACTTCAACAGGCCAATACGATCGAAAAGCTTAATCCGATGGTGGTGCAATTGATGTCGCAGATCATGCAGGCACCGCTGGCGGTTCTGGTGACCTGGATTCCTGGTCGTATTGGTGGTCAGATTGCCGCCACCTTTGGGAGTGCCGATCAGTTTAAGTTGCGGGTCAAAGATGCGGTGCTGGCAGTAGAAAGCGATCCACTCGTGCAATGGACGACCCAAACTGAAGGGATTTTGCCCTTGAGTGTGCATGATCTCCCAGCCGAAACCCTGGACTGGTTGAATGCGCCAGGAATTGGCCAAATCCTGACGATGGTATTACGCACTACGCCTGACCATCAGCCAACGGGGATGATTCTGGTGGCCGATAAGCCGGGACGACGCTGGCTCGATCGCCATTTGCAAGCCTTTAATATACTCACTAATCAGTTGGCCTGGACTCGTCGTCATATTGTTTTGGTTGAAAAACTGCATCAAAATCGCAATGAATTAGAGCGGCTGAACTGGTATAAACATCGCCGGATCGAAGATATGTATCGATCGGTAGGTGGTGGGGTGCAACGCTTGATTCAGCTTGATGCCGGCAGTGGCAACAGTGTGGGCAGTATGCGGATGCAACAATCGCTCAAGCAACTGCAAGCTTCGATGTCTTCTTTGCCACAGATTATCCGCAAAGAACAATGGCGACTTCGCCCCACCTATGAAACTGCACCGCTGGCTGGTTTGATTAAGCGATCGCTGGAGCGGGTTGATGCCTTAGTTAAGCAGCGTCAGTTGTGGTCGCAGGTGCATAATCAGGCCAATGCGATCGTCGGCGGTGATATTGCCAAGATTGAAATGATCCTCAATGAGCTGCTGCTGTTTGCCTGTGGGCGATCGGAAGTGGGTGGCCGGATTGATATGTGGTGTCGGCAATTGGATGAGAGTTCCCTAGAGCTGGCAATTACCGATTCTGGTGAGATCGATCAACAACTATTAGATGCATTGCGCGATGGCCATAGCGGCGATCTACTCACTTCCACAATTTTGGATCAACCGCCTGGATTGCACTTAGCCATCTGCCAAAGCCTGATGCAGGAAGCTGGTGGTGAGTTATCCCTCTACAAATTAGAAGATAACCGTATCCTTAGTCGCTTGATTCTGCCCCTCTCATCAAATTAA
- a CDS encoding cupin domain-containing protein: MEIQIDRQPSQTKLEQLGVFNWSIWTKEASTFPWSYGESETCYFLDGDVVVTPEVGEPVQMGKGDLVTFPEGMSCTWQINQDVKKHYKFG, encoded by the coding sequence ATGGAAATCCAAATCGATCGCCAACCTTCCCAAACCAAACTTGAGCAACTCGGTGTATTCAATTGGTCAATCTGGACCAAGGAAGCATCAACGTTTCCCTGGAGTTATGGCGAATCTGAAACCTGCTATTTTCTGGATGGCGACGTGGTAGTCACTCCAGAGGTTGGTGAACCAGTACAAATGGGCAAAGGTGATCTGGTTACTTTTCCGGAAGGAATGTCTTGCACCTGGCAAATTAACCAGGATGTGAAAAAACACTACAAGTTTGGCTGA
- a CDS encoding UDP-N-acetylmuramoyl-L-alanyl-D-glutamate--2,6-diaminopimelate ligase: MGEIGQINNTIATAQDSDRQGISKTWLLADLLAKSGVEYSGYGDRPVPTQVLAGAIDRLVTDSRQCQTGDLFIGMPGTKVDGAQFALKAIRQGAVAAIISQQADISNLIDANPATPELDRLIVVEDVIGACAAIATAFYDHPATKMQLVGVTGTNGKTTTTHIIEFLLNAQQPTALLGTLYARWPNYINTASHTTPFAIDLQAKLRDALDDGVKAAVLEVSSHALAQRRVGGCTFAAAVFTNLTQDHLDYHKDIEDYFQAKALLFNPVYLSGRAIVNLDDGYGQRLITDLQARSQPVWTYSLENDSADFYADFYTEQLQYTPTGVTGILHTPVGTVDLRSTLVGSFNVANLLAAIATALHLGMELDQVAALIPQFKAVPGRVEQVILTDGNDRKEKQDITVVVDYAHTPDSLENVLRAMRPFTQAELVCVFGCGGDRDRTKRPLMGEIAARLADRVYVTSDNPRTEEPQGILEDILAGIPEQVQPIVEVDRHQAIEMAILQANPGDMIVIAGKGHEDYQILGTEKIHFDDREEAQAALRQKYA, encoded by the coding sequence ATGGGCGAGATCGGTCAAATCAATAATACGATCGCAACAGCACAGGATAGCGATCGCCAGGGAATCAGTAAAACCTGGTTGTTGGCAGATTTGCTGGCTAAATCAGGGGTTGAATATAGCGGTTATGGCGATCGGCCAGTTCCCACCCAGGTTTTGGCGGGGGCGATCGATCGCCTGGTGACTGACTCGCGGCAATGCCAGACCGGTGATTTATTTATTGGCATGCCTGGTACAAAGGTAGATGGCGCTCAGTTTGCGCTCAAGGCGATCAGGCAAGGGGCAGTCGCCGCCATAATTTCCCAGCAAGCAGATATTTCTAATTTGATTGATGCTAATCCCGCCACACCTGAGTTAGATAGATTAATTGTAGTAGAAGATGTGATTGGGGCTTGTGCCGCGATCGCTACCGCTTTTTACGATCATCCAGCGACCAAAATGCAACTGGTGGGGGTAACGGGCACCAATGGCAAAACCACCACCACTCATATTATTGAGTTCTTGCTCAACGCCCAACAACCCACTGCCTTGCTGGGCACCCTCTATGCCAGATGGCCCAATTATATTAATACGGCCAGCCACACTACCCCCTTTGCGATCGACCTGCAAGCGAAACTACGCGATGCCCTGGACGATGGCGTTAAGGCCGCAGTTTTGGAAGTTAGCTCCCATGCTCTAGCTCAACGGCGGGTTGGTGGTTGCACCTTTGCGGCGGCGGTATTTACCAACCTGACCCAGGATCACCTTGACTATCACAAAGACATTGAAGACTATTTCCAGGCCAAGGCGCTACTGTTTAACCCTGTTTATCTGTCAGGTCGGGCGATCGTCAACCTGGATGATGGCTATGGGCAAAGGTTAATCACGGATTTACAAGCCAGATCGCAACCAGTCTGGACCTATAGCTTAGAGAACGACTCGGCCGATTTTTATGCTGATTTTTATACAGAGCAATTGCAATATACCCCCACTGGGGTGACCGGCATTTTGCACACGCCAGTCGGTACAGTAGATCTGCGCTCTACGCTAGTAGGTAGTTTTAATGTGGCTAACTTGTTGGCGGCGATCGCCACGGCTTTGCACCTGGGCATGGAGCTAGATCAAGTAGCGGCACTGATACCCCAATTCAAGGCAGTGCCAGGCCGGGTTGAGCAGGTGATTCTCACTGATGGTAATGATCGCAAAGAGAAACAAGATATTACAGTGGTGGTTGACTATGCCCACACGCCCGACAGTTTAGAAAACGTGTTACGGGCAATGCGGCCATTTACCCAGGCAGAGCTAGTTTGTGTGTTTGGTTGTGGTGGCGACCGCGATCGCACCAAGCGCCCCTTGATGGGTGAGATTGCAGCTAGGTTGGCCGATCGGGTTTATGTGACTTCAGACAACCCCCGCACCGAGGAACCCCAGGGCATTCTAGAAGATATTCTGGCTGGCATCCCTGAGCAAGTTCAGCCGATCGTCGAGGTGGATCGGCATCAGGCGATCGAGATGGCAATTTTGCAGGCCAACCCTGGCGATATGATTGTGATTGCGGGCAAGGGGCACGAGGATTATCAAATTCTGGGCACAGAAAAGATTCATTTTGACGATCGGGAAGAAGCTCAGGCGGCGCTGCGGCAAAAATATGCCTAG
- a CDS encoding cyclic nucleotide-binding domain-containing protein — MARLSQTRQSIVALIRQVPYFEDFSSLELTTLVKQGHRQRLPPRQFICHEGDLGNSFYVILAGEAEVISELRGQFIAILHEGDFFGEISLLTGAQRTATVRSMTAVTLFVLNRERLGDVLQAHPNLAGQLASKLVERQQNLSSLGIVDLARLSTDVAMAEVCDQINQRFGVGCC; from the coding sequence ATGGCAAGGTTATCACAAACCAGACAATCGATCGTTGCACTGATTCGGCAAGTGCCTTACTTTGAGGATTTTTCATCCCTAGAACTAACCACCCTGGTCAAGCAAGGTCATCGCCAGAGGCTGCCCCCACGTCAATTTATTTGCCACGAAGGTGATTTAGGTAATTCTTTCTATGTGATCCTGGCTGGTGAGGCTGAGGTGATTTCGGAACTAAGGGGACAGTTCATTGCCATACTCCATGAAGGCGATTTCTTTGGTGAAATTTCTTTGCTAACTGGTGCACAGCGAACTGCTACGGTGCGGAGTATGACTGCGGTGACTCTGTTTGTGCTGAATCGGGAGCGTTTGGGGGATGTCTTGCAAGCGCATCCTAACCTGGCAGGGCAACTTGCCAGTAAACTAGTAGAACGCCAGCAAAATCTATCTAGCTTGGGGATCGTTGATCTCGCAAGGCTGAGTACCGATGTAGCGATGGCAGAGGTTTGTGACCAGATCAATCAGCGCTTTGGGGTTGGTTGCTGCTGA
- a CDS encoding tautomerase family protein encodes MPYVNVQITRGASRSQKAEIVKQITNTLVSTLGKQPEHIHIVIQEIEEEDWGFAGLLTDDWKKQNQ; translated from the coding sequence ATGCCATACGTCAATGTGCAGATTACCCGTGGTGCAAGTCGATCGCAAAAAGCGGAAATAGTTAAACAAATCACCAACACCCTGGTTAGCACTCTGGGTAAGCAACCGGAACATATTCACATTGTGATTCAGGAGATTGAAGAAGAAGACTGGGGTTTTGCAGGGCTGCTTACTGACGATTGGAAAAAGCAGAATCAATAA
- the groL gene encoding chaperonin GroEL (60 kDa chaperone family; promotes refolding of misfolded polypeptides especially under stressful conditions; forms two stacked rings of heptamers to form a barrel-shaped 14mer; ends can be capped by GroES; misfolded proteins enter the barrel where they are refolded when GroES binds) — translation MAKQVVFDEESRRALERGVNAIANAVRVTLGPKGRNVVLEKKYGAPQIVNDGVTIAKEIELEDHLENTGAQLIREVASKTNDVVGDGTTTATVLAQSMIREGLKNVAAGANPISLRRGMEKAVEKLTKLIADRAQPVDAGSGITQVATISSGNDNEVGEMISAAMDKVGQDGVITVEESKSMVTELETVEGMQFDRGYISPYFVTDPERMLVELENAKLLITDKKIALIQDLVPILEKVARSGAPLLVIAEDIEGEALATLVVNKLRGALNISAVKAPGFGERRKAMLEDIAVLTGAQVISEDMGLTVDAATLEMLGTARKVTISKDKTTIVAEGNKADIDARVAQIRKQLAETDSDYDSEKLQERIAKLAGGVAVIKVGAATETELKDRKLRIEDALNATRAAVEEGIVPGGGSTLVHLLKQADEVTAGLTAEEKTGAEIVLRSLEDPLRQIGVNAGLEGSVIVEKVKEMDINMGFDAFESTYVDMLASGIIDPAKVVRSAIQNAASIAGMVLTTEALVVEKPEKKSAAPADAGMGGMGGMGGMGGMGGMGMM, via the coding sequence ATGGCAAAGCAAGTCGTATTTGATGAAGAATCCAGACGCGCGCTGGAACGTGGTGTAAATGCGATCGCTAATGCGGTCAGAGTTACGCTTGGCCCCAAGGGTCGTAATGTGGTGCTAGAGAAAAAATATGGCGCACCCCAGATTGTGAATGATGGGGTCACGATCGCCAAGGAAATCGAGCTAGAAGATCACCTCGAAAACACTGGCGCTCAATTAATCCGTGAAGTGGCCTCCAAAACCAATGATGTGGTAGGTGATGGTACGACCACGGCGACCGTATTGGCACAGTCCATGATTCGTGAGGGGCTGAAGAATGTGGCCGCTGGTGCTAATCCCATCAGCCTGCGTCGCGGCATGGAAAAAGCGGTCGAAAAGCTAACCAAGCTAATTGCCGATCGCGCTCAGCCGGTTGATGCTGGTTCTGGTATTACCCAGGTAGCCACCATTTCTTCCGGTAATGATAACGAAGTGGGCGAAATGATCTCCGCCGCCATGGATAAAGTTGGCCAGGATGGCGTAATTACCGTTGAAGAATCCAAGTCAATGGTGACCGAGCTGGAAACCGTAGAAGGGATGCAGTTCGATCGTGGCTATATTTCCCCCTATTTTGTCACCGATCCAGAACGGATGCTGGTGGAATTGGAAAATGCCAAGCTTTTAATCACCGATAAAAAAATTGCTCTGATTCAAGATCTAGTGCCGATCCTGGAAAAGGTTGCCCGTTCTGGCGCTCCTTTGCTTGTGATCGCCGAAGACATTGAAGGTGAAGCCCTAGCTACCCTGGTGGTCAACAAGCTGCGTGGTGCATTGAATATTTCCGCCGTGAAAGCGCCAGGATTTGGTGAGCGTCGTAAGGCCATGCTCGAAGATATCGCGGTGCTAACTGGTGCCCAGGTGATTTCCGAAGATATGGGGCTAACCGTTGATGCGGCCACCCTGGAAATGCTTGGCACTGCTCGCAAGGTAACGATCAGCAAGGACAAAACCACGATCGTGGCCGAAGGTAATAAGGCCGACATTGATGCCCGTGTGGCTCAGATTCGCAAGCAATTGGCGGAAACTGATTCGGACTATGATTCCGAAAAGCTGCAAGAGCGGATTGCTAAGCTAGCTGGTGGTGTAGCTGTAATTAAGGTTGGTGCGGCCACCGAAACCGAACTAAAGGATCGCAAGCTGCGGATCGAGGATGCCCTCAATGCAACTCGCGCTGCTGTCGAAGAAGGGATTGTGCCTGGTGGTGGTTCTACCCTGGTGCATTTGCTCAAGCAGGCGGATGAAGTGACGGCTGGTTTGACCGCTGAGGAAAAAACTGGAGCCGAGATTGTACTTCGATCCCTCGAAGATCCGCTGCGTCAAATTGGCGTAAATGCTGGCCTGGAAGGTAGCGTGATCGTTGAGAAGGTCAAAGAGATGGACATCAACATGGGCTTTGATGCGTTCGAGTCCACCTATGTGGATATGCTCGCCAGTGGCATCATTGACCCGGCTAAGGTAGTTAGATCGGCGATCCAGAATGCTGCTTCGATCGCTGGTATGGTCTTGACCACTGAAGCTTTGGTGGTTGAGAAGCCTGAGAAGAAATCCGCTGCTCCTGCTGATGCTGGCATGGGTGGCATGGGCGGCATGGGTGGTATGGGCGGCATGGGTGGCATGGGCATGATGTAG
- a CDS encoding DUF3067 family protein yields the protein MTGAELRQIIVAKWGFSYDIQLRRLKDRIIAQVMWRYLEQASFPLSEAEYLDRLGVVATYFSDWGVTEQVKEFIQTTKSKPRLGKAVNIPLAIGDRSLEWLLDQA from the coding sequence ATGACTGGAGCAGAACTGAGGCAAATAATTGTCGCCAAGTGGGGCTTTTCCTATGATATTCAGCTCAGGCGACTCAAAGATCGGATCATTGCCCAGGTAATGTGGCGTTATCTAGAGCAGGCCTCATTTCCCCTGAGTGAAGCTGAGTATCTCGATCGACTGGGTGTAGTAGCCACCTACTTTAGTGATTGGGGCGTAACGGAGCAGGTCAAAGAATTTATCCAGACCACTAAAAGTAAGCCCAGGTTGGGTAAGGCGGTTAATATTCCACTGGCGATCGGCGATCGATCGTTGGAATGGCTACTGGATCAAGCCTAG
- a CDS encoding pentapeptide repeat-containing protein encodes MAKITKDQLFQKLSSGDDLTGFDLSWIDLHEANLVGANLSGVNLEGADLYNANLAQANLSEANLYGAYLYGANLEGANLSKANLTRADLEAANLLNANLTDTNLIGVNLRETKKDF; translated from the coding sequence ATGGCCAAAATTACCAAAGATCAGCTATTCCAAAAATTGAGTAGTGGTGATGATTTAACCGGTTTTGATTTATCCTGGATTGACCTCCATGAGGCTAATTTGGTGGGGGCAAATTTAAGTGGGGTAAATCTGGAAGGAGCCGATTTATATAATGCTAATTTAGCCCAGGCCAATCTCTCGGAGGCTAATTTGTATGGCGCTTATTTATATGGCGCAAACTTGGAGGGGGCAAACCTGAGTAAGGCAAACCTGACGCGAGCTGATTTAGAGGCAGCAAATTTGCTCAATGCGAATTTAACCGATACTAATTTGATTGGGGTGAACCTGCGCGAAACCAAGAAGGATTTTTGA
- the groES gene encoding co-chaperone GroES, producing MASVTLQGGALKPLGDRVLVKIAAKEEKTSGGIFLPDTAKEKSQVGEVAAVGPGTRDKDGNRIAPEVSAGDKVMYSKYAGTEVKIDGADYLLLTEKDILAIVE from the coding sequence GTGGCATCTGTAACTTTGCAAGGCGGCGCACTCAAGCCCCTGGGCGATCGCGTATTGGTGAAAATTGCAGCCAAGGAAGAAAAAACATCAGGTGGTATTTTCCTACCTGATACCGCCAAGGAAAAGTCTCAAGTTGGCGAAGTGGCTGCCGTGGGTCCTGGCACTCGTGATAAGGATGGCAATCGGATTGCCCCCGAAGTGAGCGCAGGCGATAAGGTGATGTATTCCAAATATGCTGGCACTGAAGTCAAAATCGACGGTGCTGACTATTTGCTGCTCACTGAAAAAGATATTTTGGCGATCGTTGAATAG
- a CDS encoding glutamate-5-semialdehyde dehydrogenase, whose product MAVATDSRSLLEQVKSTRLAARWLAKMSTEAKNQALELVAQALEQNAEQILTANQADLAAAKEAQIAQPLIDRLKLSPAKLADMIAGVRDVAKLSDPVGQQQIHRELDQGLVLRRVSCPLGVVGIIFESRPDAVTQITALALKSGNGLILKGGSEAVRSCTALVQVIQQALVTSAIAPDIVQLLTTRNEIKEILTMDQQIDLIIPRGSNQFVRYIQGNTKIPVLGHADGICHLFVDASAEIEKTIAIAIDAKAGYPAACNAIETLLVHKDIAVAFLPQMVAAFKQAGVEVRGCNRTIDCVPNMGLIKATDADWDTEYSDLIISVRIVDSLLGAIDHINQYGSHHTEAIATTDPGNAQTFMSDVDAAGVYHNCSTRFADGFRYGFGAEVGISTAKMPPRGPVGLEGLITYKYQLVGDGHVVATYAGDRAKPFTHKDL is encoded by the coding sequence ATGGCTGTTGCAACTGATTCACGATCGCTGCTGGAGCAGGTCAAGTCAACCAGGTTGGCGGCGCGTTGGTTGGCGAAAATGTCAACCGAAGCTAAAAACCAGGCATTGGAGTTGGTTGCCCAGGCGCTAGAACAGAACGCTGAGCAAATTTTGACTGCGAACCAAGCTGATCTAGCAGCAGCCAAGGAAGCCCAGATTGCCCAACCACTGATCGATCGCCTCAAGCTAAGTCCAGCCAAATTAGCCGACATGATCGCAGGTGTGCGTGATGTAGCCAAACTAAGTGATCCAGTTGGCCAGCAGCAGATCCACCGCGAGCTAGATCAGGGCTTGGTGTTGCGGCGGGTATCCTGCCCGTTGGGGGTGGTGGGGATCATTTTTGAATCTCGCCCCGATGCGGTGACGCAAATTACCGCCCTGGCGCTTAAATCTGGCAATGGCTTAATCCTCAAGGGGGGTAGCGAAGCAGTGCGATCCTGCACCGCACTGGTGCAAGTAATTCAGCAGGCTTTGGTTACCTCGGCGATCGCCCCAGACATTGTACAGTTGCTCACCACCCGCAACGAGATTAAGGAAATCTTGACGATGGATCAGCAGATCGACTTGATTATTCCCAGGGGCTCAAATCAATTTGTGCGCTATATCCAGGGAAATACAAAAATCCCAGTGCTGGGTCATGCAGATGGCATTTGCCATTTATTTGTGGATGCCAGCGCGGAGATCGAGAAAACAATTGCGATTGCGATCGATGCTAAGGCTGGTTACCCGGCGGCCTGTAATGCGATCGAAACCTTATTAGTGCACAAAGATATTGCGGTGGCATTTCTGCCCCAAATGGTTGCGGCTTTCAAGCAAGCTGGGGTGGAAGTCAGGGGTTGCAATCGCACGATCGACTGTGTGCCAAATATGGGCTTGATTAAGGCCACCGACGCTGATTGGGACACAGAATATAGTGATTTAATTATCTCGGTCAGGATTGTAGATTCGCTCCTGGGTGCGATCGACCACATCAATCAATATGGCTCACATCATACCGAGGCGATCGCCACCACCGATCCTGGTAATGCTCAAACCTTTATGAGTGATGTTGATGCTGCTGGGGTTTATCACAACTGCTCGACTAGATTTGCGGATGGATTCCGGTATGGGTTTGGCGCTGAGGTGGGGATCAGTACCGCCAAAATGCCGCCCCGTGGCCCCGTTGGCCTGGAAGGGTTAATTACCTACAAATACCAGTTAGTTGGGGATGGACATGTGGTGGCCACCTATGCTGGCGATCGGGCTAAACCATTCACTCACAAGGATTTATAG